The following are from one region of the Candidatus Neomarinimicrobiota bacterium genome:
- the trxB gene encoding thioredoxin-disulfide reductase — translation MSDDKRNVIIIGSGPAGLTAALYAARANLKPLVLEGTQPGGQLTITTDVENYPGFPDGILGPELMDKMRQQATRFGAECKYETVSGVKFSDKPYEITTENGTYLSETVIITTGATAMFLDIPGEMRYMGHGVSACATCDGFFFSDQEIIVVGGGDTAMEEATFLTKFASKVYVVHRRDELRASKTMQDKANKNEKIEFIWDSELKEILGDDNNVTSVNIRNVKTGDEKDMPIQGVFMAIGHKPNTEIFKDILDMNDVGYLKVQNGSTATNVEGVFAAGDVADHVYRQAITAAGTGCMAAIDAERWLESQNG, via the coding sequence TTGAGTGATGATAAAAGAAATGTAATTATAATAGGGTCGGGACCTGCCGGATTAACAGCGGCTTTATACGCAGCAAGAGCAAATCTGAAACCGTTAGTGCTTGAAGGAACACAGCCGGGCGGACAACTTACGATTACGACTGATGTGGAAAACTATCCCGGATTTCCCGACGGTATTCTCGGGCCTGAATTGATGGACAAGATGAGACAACAGGCGACCCGATTCGGCGCAGAATGCAAATATGAAACAGTATCGGGAGTAAAATTTTCTGATAAACCGTATGAAATAACTACAGAGAACGGAACGTACTTGAGTGAAACCGTAATCATAACTACCGGCGCGACGGCGATGTTTTTGGACATTCCGGGTGAGATGCGATATATGGGTCACGGTGTATCTGCCTGTGCAACCTGTGACGGCTTTTTCTTTTCCGACCAGGAGATAATAGTAGTAGGTGGCGGCGACACTGCGATGGAAGAGGCAACATTCCTGACGAAATTTGCCAGTAAAGTTTATGTTGTGCATAGGCGGGATGAGCTTCGTGCTTCCAAAACTATGCAGGATAAAGCAAATAAGAATGAAAAAATAGAATTTATCTGGGACTCGGAATTAAAAGAAATTCTCGGAGACGATAACAACGTCACTTCGGTGAATATACGCAACGTAAAAACCGGAGATGAAAAAGATATGCCGATTCAGGGCGTATTTATGGCTATCGGTCACAAACCTAACACCGAGATATTCAAAGATATTCTGGATATGAATGATGTGGGCTATCTCAAAGTGCAAAACGGATCCACAGCAACAAATGTGGAGGGTGTTTTTGCTGCGGGAGATGTGGCTGACCATGTGTACAGACAAGCGATAACTGCCGCGGGAACAGGTTGTATGGCGGCGATAGATGCGGAGCGGTGGTTGGAATCTCAGAACGGTTGA
- a CDS encoding GNAT family N-acetyltransferase has translation MIRKARPDDMNDLLFLWNEMMDSHIGMHPDFRISKNADMAMASNFTNIFDDTTSEIFVAEEDNKIIGMLIAQFRVGLPYTRTEKTGYFRDVSVTKSFRRTGVGKKLVEAGIKFLSSLDVEYIDLITGAENEESNEFWKKMGFGETLKIRSLFLSPELKQIKSDNKDK, from the coding sequence ATGATTCGAAAAGCAAGACCTGATGATATGAATGATCTTTTATTTCTCTGGAATGAGATGATGGACTCGCATATAGGTATGCATCCCGATTTTAGAATATCAAAAAACGCGGATATGGCAATGGCTTCAAATTTTACAAACATTTTTGACGATACCACATCCGAAATATTTGTGGCAGAAGAGGACAACAAAATAATCGGAATGTTGATTGCCCAATTCCGGGTGGGACTTCCATACACGCGGACTGAAAAGACCGGTTATTTTAGAGACGTTTCGGTAACGAAATCATTCAGAAGAACCGGCGTAGGAAAAAAGCTGGTGGAAGCGGGAATAAAATTTTTAAGCTCGCTTGATGTGGAATATATTGATTTGATAACAGGCGCTGAAAACGAGGAATCCAATGAATTTTGGAAAAAAATGGGGTTTGGAGAAACCCTTAAAATAAGATCGCTATTCCTAAGTCCCGAGTTAAAACAAATTAAATCAGATAATAAAGATAAATGA
- a CDS encoding 3-isopropylmalate dehydratase small subunit, with translation MAVTGKVWKYGDDVNTDVIFPGKYTYTVSDPNEMAQHAMEDLDPEFAKNVKENDIIVGGKNFGCGSSREQAAVCIKMSGIGAVIAKSFSRLYFRNCINTGLPMIVSAEAVDAIENGEEITVDMDSGEITCKAGVFKFPPLPPEVKGIFDDGGLIPHTKKILGTDK, from the coding sequence ATGGCTGTTACAGGCAAAGTTTGGAAATACGGGGATGACGTAAACACGGATGTGATATTCCCCGGGAAATATACATATACGGTGTCGGACCCGAATGAGATGGCGCAGCACGCGATGGAGGATCTGGATCCTGAATTCGCGAAAAATGTAAAGGAAAACGACATAATTGTGGGAGGCAAAAATTTCGGATGTGGTTCCTCCCGGGAACAAGCTGCGGTTTGCATTAAAATGTCGGGAATCGGAGCCGTCATCGCAAAGTCGTTCAGCAGACTTTATTTTCGCAATTGTATTAATACGGGGTTGCCGATGATAGTGAGCGCCGAAGCTGTGGATGCCATTGAGAACGGTGAGGAAATAACCGTGGATATGGATAGCGGCGAAATAACCTGTAAGGCGGGCGTTTTTAAATTCCCGCCGCTCCCTCCGGAAGTTAAGGGCATCTTCGATGACGGCGGACTTATCCCGCATACAAAAAAGATATTGGGAACGGATAAATAG
- a CDS encoding DUF3179 domain-containing protein, translating into MIKIASLVLFTLLFLTCSNSVEPDLAGWNELPAEIISGGVPKDGIPAINNPIWDGAAEGDWLDDSYLVVGVVIDGQAYAYPHKMMDQHEIANEPTSSTPYTVSFCPLTGSSIVFKSTINGSVHTFGVSGLLMQNNLIMFDRQTDSNWPQLRLQADRGSLINTKLDLIEHTEIEWGGWKELHPGTLIMNRNSGGRNPDVYFGTVYGNYSLSDVPPLFRMSYNDARLLPKIRVLGIITGNTTKAYPMFSFDNGRAIINDQVGGSSIAVFGDPGSRMMRGFYTEVNGQNLTLKLLSGTETGSLSNVRFIDNETGSKWNLDGEAIAGSLTGEKLSQPKSYVAYWFAWSAFNRTTELWEG; encoded by the coding sequence GTGATAAAAATTGCATCTTTAGTTCTGTTTACTTTGCTCTTTCTAACTTGCTCGAATAGTGTTGAACCGGACTTAGCCGGTTGGAATGAGTTACCGGCTGAAATCATTTCAGGCGGCGTACCGAAAGACGGTATTCCCGCTATTAATAATCCGATATGGGATGGCGCTGCCGAAGGTGATTGGCTGGATGACAGTTACTTGGTAGTAGGTGTGGTGATTGACGGACAGGCATACGCTTATCCTCATAAAATGATGGACCAGCATGAAATAGCCAACGAACCGACGAGCTCCACACCCTATACTGTATCATTTTGTCCTCTCACAGGTTCAAGCATAGTATTCAAATCGACAATCAATGGCTCCGTGCATACTTTCGGCGTATCGGGATTATTGATGCAGAATAATTTAATTATGTTCGACCGACAAACCGACAGCAACTGGCCGCAGCTCAGGCTTCAAGCGGACAGAGGAAGTCTTATTAATACAAAGTTGGATTTAATAGAGCACACGGAAATTGAATGGGGAGGTTGGAAAGAGCTTCATCCCGGGACGCTTATAATGAACAGAAATTCGGGGGGAAGAAATCCCGATGTTTATTTCGGAACAGTTTATGGTAATTATAGTCTGTCGGACGTACCGCCATTATTCAGAATGAGTTATAATGATGCAAGATTGCTTCCTAAAATTAGAGTTTTAGGCATAATTACAGGAAATACCACAAAAGCGTATCCGATGTTCAGTTTTGACAATGGCAGAGCAATAATAAATGATCAAGTAGGCGGTAGTTCAATCGCAGTTTTCGGTGATCCCGGCTCAAGAATGATGAGAGGATTTTACACTGAAGTAAATGGCCAAAATTTAACGTTAAAATTATTATCGGGAACTGAAACGGGCTCGCTTTCCAACGTACGGTTTATTGATAACGAAACAGGCAGCAAATGGAATCTTGACGGGGAGGCAATAGCGGGAAGTTTAACGGGTGAAAAATTATCGCAGCCGAAATCTTACGTCGCTTACTGGTTTGCATGGAGCGCATTTAACAGGACAACAGAATTATGGGAAGGTTGA
- a CDS encoding SDR family oxidoreductase — MPSKAKKDKKWAVILGASSGFGAATAIELAKSGLNICGIHFDRRSTMPAVKKVQSKIRAAGSKALFFNMNAADPGNREDALKKLKKETKGLRHPVKLLMHSLAFGSLLPFVADKGENEINAKQMDLTLDVMANNLVYWTQDLISKNLIGAGGQILSMTSAGSHQVWPNYGAVSAAKAALESHTRQLAVELSNKKISVNCIQAGVTDTAALRKIPGNLKMIEKAEKLNPAGRLTKPQEVATIISMLVNSSIPWLTGNIIRVDGGEDIAS; from the coding sequence ATGCCTTCAAAAGCAAAAAAAGATAAAAAATGGGCGGTTATTCTCGGAGCCTCAAGTGGGTTCGGAGCCGCCACAGCGATAGAATTAGCAAAATCCGGTTTAAATATATGTGGTATCCATTTCGACCGGCGTTCTACAATGCCTGCTGTAAAAAAAGTTCAAAGCAAAATCCGGGCAGCCGGTTCAAAAGCATTGTTTTTCAATATGAATGCCGCGGATCCCGGAAATCGCGAAGATGCGTTGAAAAAATTAAAAAAGGAAACAAAGGGCTTACGGCATCCTGTAAAACTTCTTATGCATTCTCTGGCATTTGGAAGTTTATTGCCATTTGTTGCCGATAAAGGTGAGAATGAAATTAATGCAAAGCAGATGGATTTAACTCTTGATGTTATGGCGAATAACCTGGTTTACTGGACCCAGGATTTGATCAGTAAAAATCTTATAGGCGCAGGTGGTCAGATTCTTTCCATGACAAGTGCCGGTAGTCATCAAGTGTGGCCGAATTATGGAGCAGTCTCTGCGGCAAAAGCGGCATTGGAATCCCACACTCGTCAACTAGCCGTAGAATTATCAAATAAGAAAATTTCCGTAAATTGCATTCAAGCTGGAGTAACTGATACGGCTGCGTTACGGAAAATTCCAGGAAATCTTAAAATGATTGAAAAAGCAGAAAAATTAAATCCTGCCGGAAGACTGACAAAGCCCCAAGAAGTTGCAACAATTATCTCAATGTTGGTTAATTCGAGTATTCCATGGTTAACGGGAAATATAATCCGAGTTGATGGTGGAGAAGATATCGCCAGTTAA
- the tnpA gene encoding IS200/IS605 family transposase, producing MPHTFHKILLHYVWSTKNRLPLINKNLRTKLIEHIKEYAKENEIEIDTINVVSDHVHLLTTLTPVQSPSKVVNLLKGESSNWINSNNLSKGKFSWQEGYGVFSVSFSSVASIRKYINNQIKHHRKVSYLEEVDNFLKAYHIYQNKRGTRERR from the coding sequence ATACCCCATACATTTCATAAGATTCTGCTTCATTACGTATGGTCAACCAAAAATCGTCTTCCATTGATTAATAAAAATCTGAGGACAAAGTTAATAGAACATATCAAGGAATATGCGAAAGAAAACGAAATCGAAATTGATACAATTAATGTTGTTTCAGATCATGTCCATCTGCTAACGACATTAACACCGGTTCAGTCGCCGTCTAAGGTCGTAAACTTACTTAAGGGGGAATCCTCAAATTGGATTAATAGTAATAATCTTAGTAAAGGAAAGTTCAGTTGGCAGGAGGGTTACGGTGTATTTTCAGTGTCATTTTCCAGTGTTGCAAGTATTAGGAAATATATAAATAACCAAATAAAACATCACAGAAAAGTATCTTATTTAGAAGAAGTGGATAATTTTCTAAAGGCGTATCATATTTATCAAAATAAAAGGGGAACGCGTGAACGGCGTTGA
- a CDS encoding isocitrate/isopropylmalate dehydrogenase family protein, which translates to MAKYKIAWLPGDGVGKDVMEAARIVLDKIQLDAEYLHGDIGWEFWRTEGEPLPDRTIDLLKSTDACLFGAITSKPRDEAQDDLIPELQGKGLEYFSPIVRLRQEFNLRTNLRPCKAYKGNPLNFKDEIDLIVFRENTEGLYVGIEFNPMNEEVMNALVANHPKAKRFGDIPLEDIAFSARIITREGARNIIREGFEYAKEFGYKTVTLVEKPNVLRETSGLVIREGRKIAKEYPGIELWETNIDAMMMWLIKNPLDYGVLVATNMFGDIISDLCAQLVGGLGFAASGNIGDDYAVFEPTHGSAPKYAGQFKVNPMAMLLTTKMMLNYLGESDKADALENAIAAVIEEGTVRTYDMGGESSTLEMAEAVADKL; encoded by the coding sequence ATGGCAAAATATAAGATAGCATGGCTGCCGGGTGACGGCGTTGGAAAGGATGTAATGGAAGCGGCACGGATAGTGTTAGATAAAATTCAATTGGATGCTGAATATCTGCACGGTGATATCGGCTGGGAATTTTGGCGGACAGAGGGAGAACCACTTCCCGACAGGACGATAGACTTGTTAAAAAGCACAGATGCCTGCCTTTTCGGAGCGATTACATCCAAACCGAGAGACGAAGCGCAGGATGATCTTATTCCCGAACTGCAGGGAAAAGGATTGGAATATTTTAGCCCAATCGTCCGATTGAGGCAGGAGTTTAATCTCAGGACTAACCTGCGTCCCTGCAAGGCATATAAAGGCAACCCGCTGAATTTTAAAGACGAAATTGACCTTATTGTTTTTCGTGAAAATACTGAAGGTCTGTATGTTGGAATTGAGTTCAATCCGATGAACGAGGAAGTGATGAACGCTCTTGTGGCAAACCATCCAAAGGCAAAAAGATTCGGTGATATTCCGTTAGAAGATATTGCTTTTTCCGCACGTATAATCACGAGAGAAGGCGCTCGAAATATTATTAGGGAGGGTTTCGAGTATGCGAAGGAATTCGGTTATAAAACTGTTACGTTGGTGGAAAAACCCAATGTCCTGAGGGAAACCAGCGGTCTGGTGATTCGGGAGGGTAGGAAAATCGCGAAGGAATATCCTGGTATTGAACTCTGGGAGACGAACATTGACGCTATGATGATGTGGCTCATAAAGAACCCGTTGGATTACGGCGTACTTGTAGCCACCAATATGTTCGGTGATATAATTTCCGACCTTTGTGCTCAATTAGTGGGAGGACTCGGTTTCGCGGCAAGCGGAAACATCGGAGACGATTACGCTGTTTTTGAACCAACACATGGCTCCGCTCCCAAATACGCCGGACAATTTAAAGTAAATCCAATGGCAATGCTCCTGACGACGAAGATGATGCTGAACTATCTCGGAGAATCTGACAAGGCAGACGCCCTTGAGAATGCCATCGCTGCCGTTATAGAAGAGGGAACCGTGCGCACTTATGATATGGGCGGTGAATCTTCAACTTTGGAAATGGCGGAAGCGGTGGCGGATAAACTCTAA
- a CDS encoding MmgE/PrpD family protein, which yields MSDKTIARRMAEFALELQYDDLPSEVIEEVKRFLYDSVGCALGGFNTHDVKAMLEIYSDMGGKPEATLFGSGEKLPAANATLLNSLMIRALDFNDIYWKEDPSHPSDLIPAALAMAERQNSSAKELIVAIVLAYEFEQRLCLFAKPGVRERKWHHATLTQFVSPIVAGRLLGLDAEQMENAIGISGGHNFTPGAAAAGQLSMMKNTVDPMAVQSGVIAALMAEKGFTGTRAIFEGKEGLMDILGDDWDEEALLGGLGESFKILECSMKAFPTEALTHSHITCALKIVRDHDVLPDDIKEIKVTTIARAVDILFDPEKYNPKSRETADHSLPYVIAAAVVDRKITTDQFSDERIADPKIRSVLPKIVGEASEEFEKMFPAKQPSKVVITLNDGTAYTEKVDYPKGDPREPMSQDDLDDKFKGLTSLILDDESRRKIKDTIWNLESLNNVSDLMNDLKIMEL from the coding sequence ATGTCCGATAAAACTATAGCGCGCCGGATGGCTGAATTTGCGCTTGAATTGCAATACGATGATCTGCCGTCTGAGGTAATTGAAGAGGTTAAGCGGTTTTTATATGATTCAGTCGGTTGCGCATTAGGCGGGTTTAATACCCATGATGTGAAGGCGATGTTGGAGATTTATAGTGATATGGGCGGCAAACCCGAAGCTACTCTTTTTGGCAGCGGAGAGAAACTGCCTGCAGCTAACGCTACTTTATTGAACAGTCTTATGATTCGAGCGCTGGACTTCAACGACATCTACTGGAAAGAAGATCCGTCTCATCCCTCGGACCTGATTCCTGCCGCATTGGCAATGGCTGAACGGCAAAACTCTTCCGCTAAAGAGCTTATAGTGGCAATCGTTCTTGCGTATGAATTCGAGCAACGATTATGTCTTTTCGCCAAGCCGGGAGTGCGTGAGAGGAAGTGGCATCACGCTACGCTGACTCAATTCGTGTCGCCGATAGTGGCGGGCAGACTTCTCGGATTGGACGCCGAGCAGATGGAAAACGCTATTGGAATTTCCGGAGGACATAATTTTACTCCGGGTGCGGCTGCTGCCGGACAACTCTCAATGATGAAAAACACCGTTGACCCAATGGCAGTTCAAAGCGGAGTAATAGCTGCGCTTATGGCGGAGAAGGGCTTCACAGGAACGCGGGCGATTTTTGAGGGGAAGGAAGGGCTGATGGATATTCTCGGAGATGATTGGGACGAAGAAGCGCTTCTCGGCGGACTGGGCGAAAGTTTCAAGATACTTGAATGCTCGATGAAAGCGTTTCCTACCGAAGCGCTGACTCATTCTCATATTACATGCGCATTAAAAATTGTGCGGGATCATGATGTTTTGCCGGATGACATTAAGGAGATAAAGGTAACAACCATCGCCAGAGCGGTAGATATACTTTTTGACCCGGAAAAATATAATCCAAAAAGCCGTGAAACCGCAGACCATAGTTTACCGTATGTTATTGCGGCGGCTGTGGTGGACAGGAAGATAACCACTGACCAGTTCAGTGACGAGCGGATAGCCGACCCGAAAATTCGGTCGGTACTGCCGAAAATTGTCGGAGAAGCAAGCGAGGAGTTTGAGAAGATGTTTCCCGCTAAACAGCCGTCAAAGGTTGTGATAACTCTCAATGACGGCACTGCTTATACAGAGAAAGTGGATTATCCCAAAGGTGATCCTCGCGAGCCGATGAGTCAGGATGATCTTGATGATAAATTTAAGGGATTAACGAGTTTGATTTTAGATGATGAGAGCCGGAGAAAAATAAAAGATACCATATGGAACTTAGAATCGTTAAATAATGTGAGCGATTTAATGAACGATTTAAAGATTATGGAATTATAG